A genomic region of Candidatus Methanoperedens sp. contains the following coding sequences:
- a CDS encoding glycosyltransferase family 2 protein: MENIKLSVVILTKNNGTTIGKVLQQVQAQQIRNDYEIIVVDSGSSDDTIRKVSGFNVRFYTIPPGEFGHGRTRNLASGYATGDYIVYLSADAIPANENWLKNLVDRLAIENVAATFGRQIPYENTPLMERFFIQRNYPPILNEPYSVKDFNMNAFFSNVNSAIKRSVWKNTKFNEELIISEDHDWARKANELGYKIEYVPDAAVFHSHNYGLKQVFKRYFDSGVSFSQMYMKPAVLSNGIKYFIAEIIYVGRENFIKIPYAICYDIFKFTGFFFGLHHKWIPGSIKRHLSMHAYYWKK, encoded by the coding sequence ATGGAAAATATAAAATTATCAGTTGTCATACTTACAAAAAACAATGGTACAACGATCGGAAAAGTCCTGCAACAGGTTCAGGCGCAACAAATCCGTAATGATTATGAGATTATTGTGGTTGATTCGGGGTCAAGCGATGATACGATACGGAAGGTATCCGGATTTAATGTAAGATTTTATACCATACCACCTGGTGAATTCGGACATGGCAGGACCCGGAACCTTGCATCCGGATATGCTACAGGAGATTATATTGTGTATCTTTCTGCGGATGCGATACCTGCAAATGAGAATTGGCTTAAAAATCTCGTAGATAGGCTTGCCATTGAAAATGTTGCAGCGACCTTTGGAAGACAGATCCCTTATGAAAATACACCACTTATGGAACGATTTTTCATTCAGAGGAATTATCCGCCTATTTTAAATGAACCATACTCGGTAAAAGATTTCAACATGAATGCATTTTTCTCAAATGTAAATTCCGCGATCAAGCGCTCAGTATGGAAAAATACAAAATTTAACGAGGAACTCATCATTAGCGAAGATCATGACTGGGCCAGAAAAGCAAACGAACTTGGATACAAAATAGAGTATGTCCCGGATGCAGCTGTGTTCCATTCTCATAATTACGGCTTAAAACAGGTATTTAAAAGATATTTTGATTCAGGGGTATCATTTTCCCAGATGTATATGAAACCGGCAGTTCTGAGTAATGGAATCAAATATTTTATAGCTGAAATAATATATGTGGGACGGGAAAATTTCATCAAAATCCCGTATGCAATATGCTACGACATCTTTAAATTCACCGGATTTTTTTTTGGGTTGCATCATAAATGGATACCCGGATCAATTAAGAGGCATTTGAGCATGCATGCATATTACTGGAAAAAATAA
- a CDS encoding glycosyltransferase family 2 protein, with amino-acid sequence MLLKRTVTGTVSIIVLNWNGKQYLETCLSSLVRQTYKNIEIIFVDNGSSDGSIDFVRNKFPGIVISGHTTNLGFAEGVNSGIRISKGEFIATINNDAQADENWVNNLVRVIESDPGIGCCASKMMRYYDRNIIDSAGIVIYQNGNAYDRGREEKDTGQYDKMEEIFGSCAGAAIYRREMLDEIGLFDKEYFAYFEDVDLSFRMHLFGWKCIFAPDAIVYHMHSATAKSSSPFKIFFIERNKLWNMWKYFPVQVLIVQLPFTNIHYFRYIMLFIKTFFGITPEKEEPVLNYSFRSVLFAVLRAKLSAYEKLPHMLNQRMKLRSKGADFSRLNRWIIKSHERI; translated from the coding sequence ATGCTCCTCAAACGAACTGTCACCGGAACTGTTTCCATAATCGTTCTCAACTGGAATGGAAAACAGTACCTTGAGACATGCCTTTCATCACTGGTAAGACAAACCTACAAAAATATCGAGATCATATTTGTAGATAATGGTTCTTCTGATGGTTCAATTGATTTTGTAAGAAATAAATTTCCAGGTATCGTTATTTCAGGACATACTACTAATCTTGGCTTTGCGGAAGGCGTGAACAGCGGCATCAGGATTTCAAAGGGGGAATTCATAGCCACCATAAACAATGATGCCCAGGCAGATGAAAACTGGGTAAATAATCTTGTGAGGGTTATAGAATCCGATCCCGGTATCGGGTGTTGCGCATCCAAGATGATGCGGTACTATGACCGGAACATAATTGATTCGGCAGGCATCGTTATTTACCAGAACGGAAATGCATACGACAGGGGGAGAGAAGAAAAAGATACAGGACAGTATGATAAAATGGAGGAAATCTTCGGTTCCTGCGCAGGAGCGGCCATATATCGCAGGGAAATGCTTGATGAAATAGGTCTCTTTGATAAAGAGTATTTTGCATATTTTGAGGATGTGGATCTATCTTTCAGGATGCATCTTTTTGGCTGGAAATGCATTTTCGCGCCTGATGCTATTGTATATCATATGCATTCTGCAACAGCCAAAAGTTCATCACCGTTCAAAATATTTTTTATCGAAAGGAACAAGCTCTGGAATATGTGGAAATATTTTCCTGTTCAGGTACTTATTGTTCAACTCCCGTTCACGAACATCCATTATTTTAGATATATAATGTTATTCATAAAAACATTCTTTGGAATTACTCCCGAAAAGGAAGAACCGGTTTTAAATTACAGTTTCAGATCGGTTTTATTTGCTGTATTACGCGCAAAATTGTCAGCATATGAAAAACTTCCCCATATGTTGAACCAGCGAATGAAATTACGATCAAAAGGTGCGGATTTCTCCAGGCTCAATCGATGGATAATAAAAAGCCATGAGAGAATATGA
- a CDS encoding dTDP-4-dehydrorhamnose 3,5-epimerase, which produces MKNIDGVVIKNLKVVPDERGWLMEILRCDDKIFTKFGQVYITTAYPGVVKGWHYHKKQTDNFTCVHGMMKVVLYDGREESPTYKNLMELFAGEKNPILISVPPGVYHGFKAVGTETAYFLSIPTLPYNYEEPDEYRLSPDSKEIPYDWGLAPGLKHG; this is translated from the coding sequence ATGAAAAATATTGACGGCGTAGTCATAAAAAACCTGAAAGTCGTTCCTGATGAGCGGGGCTGGCTTATGGAAATCCTGCGATGCGATGATAAGATATTTACCAAATTCGGGCAGGTTTATATTACAACTGCTTATCCCGGAGTCGTAAAAGGCTGGCATTATCACAAGAAGCAGACTGATAATTTCACATGTGTACATGGCATGATGAAAGTCGTCCTGTATGATGGTAGGGAAGAGTCACCAACTTATAAGAATTTGATGGAATTGTTCGCGGGTGAAAAAAACCCGATACTGATCAGTGTTCCTCCTGGTGTATATCACGGGTTCAAAGCCGTAGGTACGGAGACGGCATATTTCCTGAGTATTCCCACCCTGCCTTATAATTATGAAGAACCTGATGAATACAGATTGTCTCCGGATTCTAAGGAAATACCATACGATTGGGGACTTGCACCCGGATTAAAGCACGGTTGA
- the rfbB gene encoding dTDP-glucose 4,6-dehydratase, with the protein MKLLITGGLGFIGSNFIRHMLVKYPGYEIINLDKQTYAGNPDNLKDIEKNPNYTFIRGDICDSKVVNKLMEKVDHVVHFAAESHVDRSIEDASVFVKTNVLGTFTLLDAALRHNIRKFIHISTDEVYGSIIRGSFVETDILTPSSPYSSSKAGSDLLARSYFITHKLPVVITRCTNNFGPYQYPEKLIPLFITNLLENQKVPVYGTGKNVRDWIYVLDHCKAVDFILHKGSIGEIYNIGGGAEKTNIEITTKILKMLKADESMIEYVKDRPGHDLRYSLDCSKLTLLGWEPEHDFDDALEHTVKWYIENRWWWEKLKR; encoded by the coding sequence TTGAAATTACTTATAACAGGCGGTCTTGGTTTTATCGGAAGCAACTTTATCCGGCACATGCTTGTAAAATATCCCGGTTACGAGATTATAAATCTTGATAAGCAAACGTATGCAGGAAATCCTGATAATCTCAAAGATATTGAAAAAAACCCGAACTATACGTTCATCCGCGGTGATATCTGCGATTCAAAAGTAGTGAATAAGCTCATGGAAAAAGTTGACCATGTAGTACATTTCGCTGCTGAGAGCCATGTTGACCGCTCGATCGAAGATGCATCAGTTTTTGTTAAAACCAATGTCCTTGGCACATTTACGCTTCTTGATGCCGCATTAAGACACAATATACGGAAATTTATTCATATCTCTACTGACGAGGTATACGGAAGCATAATCCGCGGATCGTTTGTGGAAACTGACATCCTGACTCCTTCAAGTCCTTATTCTTCAAGTAAGGCAGGTTCTGATCTTTTAGCCCGATCTTACTTTATCACTCATAAGCTGCCTGTGGTCATTACCAGGTGCACCAACAATTTCGGACCATACCAGTATCCTGAGAAGCTTATACCCCTGTTTATAACGAATTTGCTTGAAAACCAAAAAGTTCCGGTCTATGGGACAGGAAAAAACGTGCGCGACTGGATATATGTTCTTGATCACTGCAAGGCAGTTGATTTTATACTTCACAAAGGCAGTATAGGGGAGATATACAATATTGGCGGCGGGGCCGAAAAAACAAATATTGAGATCACAACAAAGATTCTCAAGATGCTAAAAGCTGATGAATCCATGATCGAATATGTTAAAGACCGGCCCGGACATGACCTTCGGTATTCGCTTGATTGTTCAAAACTTACGTTGCTCGGATGGGAGCCTGAGCATGACTTTGATGACGCCCTGGAGCATACTGTAAAATGGTACATCGAAAATCGCTGGTGGTGGGAAAAATTAAAACGATGA
- the rfbD gene encoding dTDP-4-dehydrorhamnose reductase, whose amino-acid sequence MVVGKIKTMIFGAGGMLGMELCQVFPDAVKLKHSDIDIRDKDMVIESISRTEPDVVINAAAYTAVDDCEDNQDLAFEVNGKAPGYIAQGCSITGARLIHYSTDYIFDGSKKQYIETDASNPINVYGHSKLMGEKNIIEKTDDFRIIRTSWLFGLHGKNFVDTMLKLSGQVDTVKVVNDQFGKPTYAADLARKTEEIIGHPPGIYHITNEGVCSWYEFASAIITNVKPCSSNEFPRKARRPQYSVLVNTKTTPMRHWRDALADYLNKRKNFEVT is encoded by the coding sequence CTGGTGGTGGGAAAAATTAAAACGATGATCTTTGGCGCTGGCGGGATGCTTGGTATGGAACTGTGCCAGGTATTTCCTGACGCTGTGAAACTCAAGCATAGCGATATTGATATACGTGATAAAGATATGGTCATTGAATCCATCTCAAGGACTGAACCTGATGTTGTTATCAATGCTGCCGCATATACTGCCGTGGATGACTGCGAAGATAATCAGGACCTGGCTTTTGAGGTAAATGGCAAAGCTCCGGGATATATAGCGCAGGGTTGCTCTATCACTGGTGCAAGACTCATTCATTACAGTACGGATTATATATTTGACGGCTCTAAAAAGCAGTATATAGAAACCGATGCATCCAATCCGATCAACGTCTATGGTCATTCCAAGCTTATGGGTGAAAAAAATATAATTGAAAAAACGGATGATTTCAGGATCATAAGGACATCGTGGCTTTTCGGGCTACATGGTAAGAATTTTGTTGATACTATGCTAAAACTGTCCGGACAGGTGGATACAGTAAAAGTAGTAAATGACCAGTTCGGTAAACCAACGTATGCGGCTGACCTTGCCAGGAAAACCGAAGAGATCATCGGACATCCGCCCGGAATTTACCATATAACAAACGAAGGCGTGTGTTCCTGGTATGAATTCGCATCTGCGATAATAACAAATGTCAAGCCGTGCAGCAGCAATGAATTCCCGCGTAAGGCCAGGCGTCCGCAATATTCGGTCCTTGTGAACACAAAAACAACTCCGATGCGCCACTGGAGAGATGCGCTTGCTGATTATTTAAATAAGCGAAAAAATTTTGAGGTAACATGA
- a CDS encoding spore coat protein gives MKGIILAGGTGSRLYPLTKITNKHLLPVYDKPMIYYPLQTLIDAGIKEIMIVSGRGHAGHFLELLGSGTEFGVHLTYEIQEEAGGIAQALGLAQDFADDEPVTVILGDNIFQDNVNEAVSSFRSGSMIFIKEVPDANRFGVARIKGKSIISIEEKPAVPRSNLAVTGLYIYDASVFNIIRTLRPSGRGELEITDVNNEYIRQGKMSYSVLSGFWSDAGTFESLFRASELVRNMRIAE, from the coding sequence ATGAAAGGAATAATACTTGCAGGAGGAACAGGCTCCCGCCTGTATCCATTAACCAAGATCACGAATAAACATCTGCTTCCTGTGTATGATAAGCCTATGATATATTATCCACTGCAAACACTTATCGATGCGGGGATAAAGGAGATAATGATCGTCTCCGGCCGGGGTCATGCAGGTCATTTTCTTGAACTCCTGGGATCGGGAACCGAATTTGGAGTGCATCTTACTTATGAAATACAGGAAGAAGCGGGAGGAATCGCACAGGCCCTTGGCCTTGCGCAGGATTTTGCGGATGATGAACCCGTAACGGTAATCCTTGGTGATAATATATTCCAGGATAATGTGAATGAAGCAGTTTCCTCATTCAGGTCAGGCTCCATGATATTTATTAAGGAAGTGCCCGATGCAAACCGGTTTGGCGTTGCCCGGATCAAAGGAAAAAGCATTATATCGATTGAAGAAAAACCGGCTGTTCCCAGGTCGAATCTGGCAGTTACAGGATTATATATTTATGATGCAAGTGTTTTTAATATTATCCGGACACTTCGGCCTTCGGGAAGGGGAGAGCTTGAGATCACGGATGTAAATAATGAATATATCCGGCAGGGTAAAATGAGTTATTCTGTTCTCTCCGGATTCTGGAGCGATGCGGGAACGTTTGAGTCATTGTTCAGGGCAAGTGAACTGGTACGGAATATGAGAATAGCTGAATAG
- a CDS encoding glycosyltransferase family 2 protein, with protein sequence MTFTQLVNNSCSILREEGLRSFIRQAIVYLKYSGKLASNYEIYLEQNKITDQNLSNMRAQIKNFKYSPKISIITPVYNVDGIWLEKAINSVIDQVYENWELCLVDDASKGDYIKKMLDRYSEKDPRIKVKYLSRNQGISGASNEALSLATGEFAGFLDHDDELSVNALYEVVKLLQEHPEADMIYSDEDNITIDDKRVNPYFKPDWSPDLLLSNMYTCHFGIYRKNLIDEIGRFRKGFEGSQDYDLVLRVTEQTDKIFHIPEILYHWRQLPGSTSVRYQSKSYADISAYKALEEAIDRRKISGKVLPGRFPGFFRIKRDIIGEPLVSVIIPTKNKLKTLKKCIESIRKKTTYKNYEIIIIDNYSNDSRTLRYLESISGSPGITVLKYDQPFNFSAINNFAAQRSNGEYLLFLNNDTEVINEDWLSAILEHAQRPEVGAVGCKLLYPNGTIQHAGVILGIRGRPEQPGIAGHSYKHLSNIYMVYFKGPHVIHNLSAVTAACVLIRKKVFYEVGGFDENIEVAFNDVDLCLKIREKGYLITYTPYAELYHHESLSRGYENTPEKMKRFLKEYSYMREKWGSVIDKGDPYYNPNLTLIKEDFSIRI encoded by the coding sequence ATGACATTTACACAATTAGTAAACAATAGCTGTAGTATTTTGAGAGAGGAAGGCTTGCGTTCATTTATCCGGCAAGCGATAGTCTATTTAAAATATTCCGGGAAATTGGCATCAAACTATGAGATTTATCTGGAACAAAATAAAATAACAGATCAGAATTTGAGTAATATGAGGGCTCAAATAAAAAACTTCAAATATTCCCCCAAGATCAGCATAATCACTCCCGTGTATAACGTGGATGGCATCTGGCTTGAGAAAGCAATAAATTCTGTAATAGATCAGGTTTATGAAAACTGGGAATTATGCCTTGTAGATGATGCTTCCAAAGGTGATTATATTAAAAAAATGCTTGATAGATACAGCGAAAAAGACCCCAGGATAAAAGTAAAATACCTCAGCCGAAACCAGGGAATCTCAGGTGCATCAAACGAGGCATTATCGTTGGCCACCGGAGAATTCGCTGGTTTCTTAGATCACGATGATGAACTTTCCGTCAATGCCCTGTATGAAGTAGTGAAACTGCTTCAGGAACACCCGGAAGCTGATATGATATACAGCGATGAGGACAATATAACAATAGATGATAAGAGGGTTAATCCTTATTTTAAACCTGATTGGTCTCCAGACCTGCTTTTATCAAATATGTACACCTGCCATTTTGGAATTTATAGAAAAAATCTGATAGATGAAATTGGAAGGTTTAGAAAAGGATTCGAAGGAAGCCAGGACTATGATCTTGTTCTCAGGGTTACTGAACAAACGGATAAGATTTTTCATATACCGGAGATCCTGTATCATTGGAGACAACTCCCCGGTTCTACATCAGTGAGATACCAGTCCAAGAGTTATGCAGATATCTCAGCATATAAAGCGCTTGAGGAGGCTATAGACCGGAGAAAAATAAGTGGGAAGGTTTTGCCCGGAAGATTTCCTGGTTTTTTCAGGATCAAGAGAGATATAATTGGGGAACCATTGGTCAGCGTAATCATACCAACTAAGAATAAGCTTAAAACATTGAAAAAATGTATAGAAAGCATCAGAAAGAAAACCACTTATAAAAATTATGAAATAATAATTATCGATAATTATAGCAATGACAGTCGTACGCTTAGATATCTGGAATCGATAAGTGGATCACCAGGCATCACTGTTCTAAAATATGATCAACCATTTAATTTTTCAGCTATTAATAATTTTGCAGCTCAAAGATCAAACGGTGAATACCTTTTGTTCTTGAACAACGACACGGAAGTGATAAATGAGGACTGGTTATCAGCCATACTTGAGCACGCGCAGCGCCCGGAAGTAGGAGCTGTAGGCTGCAAGTTGCTTTATCCTAACGGAACGATACAACATGCTGGAGTTATCTTGGGGATAAGAGGGAGGCCTGAACAACCGGGCATCGCAGGTCATTCTTATAAACATTTATCAAATATTTATATGGTGTATTTTAAGGGACCTCATGTTATCCATAATCTCAGTGCAGTGACGGCAGCATGCGTCTTAATAAGGAAAAAAGTATTTTATGAGGTCGGAGGATTTGATGAAAACATTGAAGTTGCTTTTAATGACGTTGATCTCTGTTTAAAGATAAGGGAAAAAGGATATCTCATAACCTATACCCCTTATGCGGAACTGTATCACCATGAATCATTGAGCAGAGGATATGAAAATACTCCTGAAAAGATGAAGAGGTTTTTAAAAGAATATTCATACATGAGAGAAAAATGGGGTAGTGTTATTGATAAAGGAGATCCATATTATAATCCTAATCTAACATTGATCAAGGAGGATTTTTCAATTAGGATTTAG
- a CDS encoding ABC transporter permease, with amino-acid sequence MYIFEYKDLIKNLVISDLKMKYSSSVIGFAWSMLNPLLMMLVLYFVFNNVFKSTQEHFAIYILIGLTGWRFFTFGTTGAMYSIVGKSSLVTKIFIPREILTFSAVISVFISSLLEFMVLIPLMVILGVKPSIFIIFFPVLHILFFLIVYGIGLAMASLFVYYRDVNQIWDVLLQMGFFLSPIVYPLSLIPEKYMFYYMLNPITSLIEMYRNLLLSGILPGLMDIVLVLMFGIILFSLGSWLFRKLSPGFAEEI; translated from the coding sequence ATGTACATATTTGAATATAAAGATCTAATAAAAAACCTTGTAATAAGCGACCTGAAAATGAAATACTCCAGTTCAGTTATTGGATTTGCCTGGTCAATGCTTAATCCTTTGCTGATGATGCTCGTACTGTATTTTGTTTTTAACAATGTTTTTAAATCCACACAGGAGCATTTTGCCATTTATATATTAATTGGACTCACAGGATGGAGATTTTTTACATTCGGAACAACGGGTGCTATGTACTCTATTGTTGGAAAATCAAGTCTTGTAACCAAGATCTTTATACCACGTGAGATATTGACATTCAGTGCAGTAATATCTGTATTTATAAGCTCTCTACTCGAATTCATGGTATTGATCCCACTCATGGTTATTTTAGGAGTCAAACCTTCAATATTTATTATATTCTTCCCTGTCCTGCATATTCTATTTTTCCTTATAGTATATGGCATCGGACTGGCTATGGCATCGCTATTTGTATATTATAGAGATGTGAACCAGATATGGGATGTGCTTCTCCAGATGGGCTTTTTCCTTTCACCGATCGTTTATCCGCTTTCCCTTATACCTGAGAAGTATATGTTTTATTATATGCTTAACCCTATAACAAGTTTAATTGAAATGTACAGGAACTTGCTTTTATCTGGAATCCTGCCAGGACTCATGGATATTGTCCTCGTGTTAATGTTCGGGATTATCCTATTTTCACTTGGCTCATGGTTATTCAGGAAGCTTTCTCCAGGGTTTGCTGAGGAGATTTGA
- a CDS encoding ABC transporter ATP-binding protein codes for MFEPPLKKKEDGDAIIVENVRKRFRIPHEKRNTLFENIAGVVKGRKQDYDEFCALRDISFRVKKGEKLGIVGENGSGKSTLLKIISGVFVPDAGNVKVYGKVAPFLELGVGFQPELTAEENVRLYGAVMGMSRKEMESRFEEIFEFAELERFKQMKLKNFSSGMYMRLAFATATATSPDILLIDEVLAVGDETFQRKCFDKINEFKMNGKTIVLVTHDLEMVKRLCDSAILLDHGKMTSIGNSQMVIDEYHKNMREKAESILKVQQKIVIQQESTPITNEESSVPEKAELPKDRWGTGEIEITEVKFFGRDSEEKYIFRTGETLIAKIKYSAKQRIEKPVFGVAIHRNDGTHITGPNTKFHNNVIESIEGDGIVEYIVDSLPLLNGTYLFTAAVYDFACVNAYDYHEKRFTFKVEDESKKDYGIFYIPCRWKYGE; via the coding sequence ATGTTCGAGCCACCACTGAAAAAAAAGGAAGATGGAGATGCCATAATAGTTGAAAATGTCAGAAAGCGTTTCAGGATTCCTCATGAGAAAAGAAATACTCTTTTTGAAAATATCGCTGGTGTAGTAAAGGGCAGGAAGCAGGATTATGATGAATTCTGCGCTCTCCGGGATATAAGTTTCAGGGTAAAGAAAGGGGAGAAGCTTGGAATCGTGGGTGAAAACGGAAGCGGAAAGAGTACACTCCTAAAGATCATCTCCGGTGTGTTTGTGCCTGATGCCGGGAATGTGAAAGTTTATGGCAAGGTTGCGCCGTTCCTTGAACTGGGCGTGGGTTTCCAGCCTGAACTCACAGCCGAAGAGAATGTGAGACTATATGGCGCAGTCATGGGTATGAGCAGGAAAGAGATGGAGAGCAGGTTCGAGGAGATATTTGAATTTGCCGAACTTGAGCGCTTTAAACAGATGAAGCTTAAGAATTTTTCAAGCGGGATGTATATGCGGCTTGCGTTTGCTACTGCTACTGCGACTAGCCCTGATATTTTACTGATAGACGAAGTACTGGCAGTAGGGGATGAGACTTTCCAGAGAAAATGTTTTGATAAGATCAATGAGTTCAAGATGAACGGGAAAACAATAGTTCTTGTTACGCATGATCTGGAGATGGTGAAACGGTTATGCGATAGTGCTATTTTGCTTGATCATGGAAAGATGACTTCAATTGGGAATAGCCAGATGGTGATCGATGAGTATCACAAGAACATGCGCGAGAAAGCAGAATCAATTCTTAAGGTACAACAGAAAATAGTAATACAGCAGGAATCAACCCCTATCACTAATGAAGAATCCAGCGTTCCTGAAAAAGCTGAGCTTCCAAAAGACAGGTGGGGAACGGGAGAAATTGAGATAACGGAAGTTAAATTCTTTGGCAGGGATAGCGAAGAGAAATATATTTTCAGAACAGGAGAAACCCTTATTGCAAAAATAAAGTATTCTGCAAAGCAAAGGATCGAAAAACCAGTTTTCGGGGTTGCGATTCACAGGAACGATGGAACCCATATAACAGGACCCAATACGAAATTCCATAATAATGTGATAGAAAGTATAGAAGGAGACGGGATAGTTGAATATATTGTGGATTCTTTGCCTTTATTAAATGGAACTTATTTGTTTACGGCTGCTGTGTATGATTTTGCATGTGTTAATGCATATGACTACCACGAAAAAAGATTTACCTTTAAAGTTGAAGATGAGAGTAAAAAAGATTATGGTATATTTTACATTCCATGCAGGTGGAAATATGGCGAATAG